The Starkeya sp. ORNL1 DNA window CTCCGCGCGCACCGTGGGGCTGCACTACGGCAAGCACCACAAGGCCTATTTCGACAAGCTGAACGCGCTGGTCGTCGGCAAGCCCTATGCCGAGCTGTCGCTGGAAGAGGTGATCGTGAAGGCCAAGGACGCCGGCGACGCCGCCATCTTCAACAATGCCGGACAGGCCTGGAACCACAATTATTATTGGGAGCAGTTCAAGGGCGGTCCGATCCCGGCGCCGGCTGCGCTCAGCGAGGCCGCCGAGCGCGATTTCGGCGGCATGGATGGGCTCAAGAAGAAGATCGTCGAGACCGCCGACGGCGTGTTCGGCACCGGCTGGGCCTGGCTGGTGGAGAATGGCGGCAAGCTCCAGGTGCTCGGCCTGAAGGATGCCGGCAACCCGATCGCCGAGCGCAAGACGCCGCTGCTCGGCATCGATGTGTGGGAACACGCCTATTATCTCGATTGGGAGAACCGGCGCACCGCCCATGTCGCCGCGGTGCTGGACCAGCGGGTGAACTGGGCCTTCGTCGCCAGCAAGATCAGCGCCTGAGCCTCGGGGCCTGACCGAAAACTCAACGGCCCCTCATCCCCGGGCTTGATCCGGGGATCCAGCCCCTCCGCATGTACTCCGGCCGAAGTCTGGATCCCCGGGTGAAGTGTTTGTTCTGGATACATAGCTGACAGGTGTTCGGAGACATGCCTGACACTTTTGGGGCTTTTGGCCCTGGGAGGTCGGGATGGTCTGGCGGGAGGCATCTGTGGCGGATCAGCGGCGGGAGTTCTGTTTGCTGGCGAGCCTTGAGGGGGCAAACGTCTCGGCGCTGTGCGCGGGCTTCGGGATCAGCCGGCAGACCGGCTATGTGTGGCTGCGCCGCTACCGCGCCGGCGAGGCGCTGACGGAGCGCTCGCGGCGCCCGCATGCGAGCCCGCGGCGTAGCGCGGCGGATCTGGAGGCCCGGATCCTGGCGCTGCGCGATGCCCATCCGGCGTGGGGCGCGCGCAAGCTGGCGCGGCTGCTGGAGGACGCGGCGGCCCCCTCGACGGTGCATGCGGTGCTGGCCCGCCATGACCGGATCGCGCCGGCCGCGCGCCGGCCGCAGGCCTATGGCCGGTTCGAGCGGGCGACGCCGAACGAGCTGTGGCAGATGGATTTCAAGGGGCGGGTGCAACTCGCCTGCGGCACGTGG harbors:
- a CDS encoding superoxide dismutase — protein: MMDRRTLLVATAGTAAAATLFRPNIARAAAPFQQPPLPYDESALAPTISARTVGLHYGKHHKAYFDKLNALVVGKPYAELSLEEVIVKAKDAGDAAIFNNAGQAWNHNYYWEQFKGGPIPAPAALSEAAERDFGGMDGLKKKIVETADGVFGTGWAWLVENGGKLQVLGLKDAGNPIAERKTPLLGIDVWEHAYYLDWENRRTAHVAAVLDQRVNWAFVASKISA